A region of Paenibacillus sp. JNUCC-31 DNA encodes the following proteins:
- the qcrB gene encoding menaquinol-cytochrome c reductase cytochrome b subunit, translated as MFKNVYDWIDERLDITPIWRDVADHEVPEHVNPAHHFSAFVYCFGGLTFFITVIQILSGMFLTMYYVPDIINAYASVEYLQTKVAFGQIVRGMHHWGASLVIVMMFLHTMRVFFTGSYKAPREMNWVVGMLIFFVMLGLGLTGYLLPWDNKAYFATKVTLEIANTVPWLGPIIKEFLQGGTIVGAQTLTRFFALHVFFLPAVLLVLLVGHFIMIRRQGISGPL; from the coding sequence ATGTTTAAAAATGTCTATGACTGGATTGACGAGCGTCTCGATATCACGCCAATTTGGAGGGACGTTGCGGATCATGAAGTTCCAGAGCACGTTAACCCGGCTCATCACTTTTCCGCATTCGTGTACTGCTTTGGTGGATTGACGTTCTTTATCACTGTAATTCAGATTTTGTCAGGAATGTTCCTGACGATGTACTATGTGCCTGATATTATTAATGCTTACGCCAGTGTCGAGTATTTGCAGACCAAAGTAGCCTTCGGCCAAATTGTTCGCGGTATGCACCATTGGGGAGCCAGTCTGGTTATCGTTATGATGTTCTTACATACGATGCGTGTGTTCTTTACCGGCTCTTACAAAGCACCGCGCGAAATGAACTGGGTTGTCGGCATGCTGATCTTTTTTGTCATGCTGGGTCTGGGGCTTACCGGGTACTTGCTGCCATGGGATAATAAAGCCTACTTTGCAACCAAGGTTACTTTGGAGATAGCGAACACGGTTCCTTGGCTGGGGCCGATCATTAAAGAGTTCCTGCAAGGCGGAACCATTGTAGGTGCACAGACGTTAACACGGTTCTTTGCCCTGCACGTATTCTTCCTCCCCGCTGTGCTTCTGGTGCTTCTGGTCGGACACTTTATTATGATCCGCAGACAGGGCATTTCGGGACCACTATAA
- a CDS encoding sporulation protein YpjB: MKRTFRIKTGLMVVSFMALLFWTNLSYSVSAESSGVNGEKGKEVSVKNSIEQLNEEAAQLYRHALDHDIEEVRGSILRISKGLEHISFEGQTTVEGIHALSETIVEVKEAAVRVKSDDASLQQASAKLRLAADSLANPSKPLWLQYYKIVKNDLDALSTAADQQQSAAIIASRYALLEEHYETIRPAATIRREPYEMAQLDAWLSHTKGLTTAKKPDIAQLKSMVVHGEELVNQLFGREKDESAFVPFVEGPNRRAAGLFISSVIVAALGYAGYRKYRAQQQGIFPFRR, encoded by the coding sequence ATGAAAAGAACGTTCAGGATCAAAACTGGATTAATGGTGGTGTCGTTCATGGCTCTGCTGTTCTGGACGAACTTGTCATACAGCGTATCAGCGGAAAGTAGTGGGGTTAACGGAGAAAAGGGTAAGGAAGTCTCTGTCAAAAATTCAATAGAGCAATTGAATGAAGAAGCGGCGCAACTGTATCGACATGCCCTCGATCATGATATTGAGGAAGTGAGAGGCAGTATTTTGCGAATCAGTAAAGGTCTGGAGCATATATCCTTTGAGGGTCAGACGACAGTAGAAGGCATACACGCCCTATCCGAAACCATTGTTGAAGTGAAAGAAGCCGCCGTCCGGGTTAAAAGTGATGATGCGTCACTCCAGCAGGCCTCTGCCAAACTTCGGCTTGCAGCAGACAGTCTTGCTAATCCATCCAAACCTTTATGGCTCCAGTATTATAAAATTGTGAAAAATGATCTCGACGCGTTATCAACCGCGGCAGATCAACAGCAAAGTGCGGCAATCATAGCGAGCCGCTACGCCTTGCTGGAGGAGCATTATGAGACCATCCGCCCTGCGGCTACGATCCGCCGTGAACCCTACGAAATGGCCCAGCTTGACGCCTGGCTATCGCATACAAAGGGTCTGACTACGGCCAAGAAACCCGACATTGCCCAATTGAAAAGTATGGTCGTTCATGGTGAAGAGCTGGTGAACCAATTGTTTGGTCGGGAAAAGGACGAAAGTGCTTTTGTACCATTTGTTGAAGGTCCCAACCGCAGGGCGGCCGGATTGTTCATTAGTTCCGTGATTGTAGCAGCACTGGGTTATGCGGGTTACCGTAAATACCGGGCGCAGCAGCAGGGGATCTTTCCTTTTCGCCGCTGA
- a CDS encoding DUF1405 domain-containing protein, producing the protein MALSFFWSREFLTNRYFLWLLFWCNAVGTVYGYIWYGDQLEYTLARQPLWQIVFVPDSPTASLFFTLSLLWVLYKPQSRILNRIGHVIQALAVVTSVKYGVWAVSIIFAGWMQGGSQNWQDWMLIASHSAMAIEALLYVRFFGFRWGALVIAGLWTLLNDTVDYTYDIFPWLPASLMDQLDGVRNFTVGLTLVSILCAWVALRQARRA; encoded by the coding sequence GTGGCTTTATCGTTTTTCTGGAGCCGGGAATTTCTAACGAACCGTTATTTCCTGTGGCTTTTATTTTGGTGTAATGCAGTGGGAACGGTGTACGGATACATATGGTACGGGGATCAATTGGAGTATACATTGGCGCGGCAACCCTTGTGGCAGATTGTGTTTGTGCCGGATAGTCCGACAGCGAGCTTGTTCTTCACATTGTCTTTATTGTGGGTTTTGTATAAGCCGCAGTCCAGAATCCTGAACCGGATCGGACATGTCATTCAGGCGCTCGCAGTGGTTACTTCGGTGAAGTATGGTGTATGGGCGGTTTCCATTATATTTGCAGGCTGGATGCAAGGAGGTTCGCAAAACTGGCAGGATTGGATGTTAATTGCATCGCATAGCGCCATGGCCATCGAGGCTTTGCTGTATGTGAGGTTCTTCGGTTTCCGCTGGGGAGCTCTGGTGATTGCCGGATTATGGACTTTGCTAAATGATACAGTTGACTATACCTATGACATTTTCCCTTGGCTGCCTGCGTCACTGATGGATCAACTGGATGGTGTGCGCAATTTCACTGTAGGACTGACGCTGGTGAGCATTCTGTGTGCATGGGTGGCCTTGAGACAGGCAAGACGAGCCTAG
- a CDS encoding menaquinol-cytochrome c reductase cytochrome b/c subunit, protein MAHGHKSDDQEKIIFVGDSRVRKGAGFITPPDYTAYPGKSEAFIPNFLLKEWMVGVVVLVGILVLTISEPAPLGYPANPSASVIPMPDWYFLFLYQYLKYPYASGDYVLLGVLGVSGVAFGALLLAPFLDTGKERRFYRRPIASSLMILSVMSVIYLTNVAWTHYEHELEASGQKPEHIQREEEAREKHELGLPTSNAPGQKQEVAIVDKDDPAMETFKKAGCIGCHAADMKGAGGPSLRGVGDKHSQEEILTIIKEGYNSMPAQYDNAIAQGLSDDDINHLAEWLAKQKAEQ, encoded by the coding sequence ATGGCTCACGGACACAAGTCGGATGACCAGGAAAAGATTATCTTCGTTGGGGATTCACGCGTCCGTAAAGGGGCGGGGTTTATTACTCCACCGGACTACACGGCGTATCCCGGCAAATCAGAGGCCTTTATTCCTAACTTCTTGCTAAAGGAATGGATGGTTGGTGTCGTTGTGCTGGTTGGTATTCTGGTATTAACGATTTCGGAGCCTGCACCTTTGGGCTATCCGGCCAATCCAAGTGCATCGGTTATTCCGATGCCGGACTGGTATTTCCTTTTTCTGTACCAGTATTTGAAATACCCGTATGCCTCAGGTGATTACGTCCTGTTGGGGGTACTGGGGGTCAGCGGAGTTGCTTTCGGCGCTCTGTTGCTCGCTCCATTTCTGGATACAGGCAAAGAGCGGCGTTTCTACAGACGCCCCATTGCATCATCGCTTATGATTCTGTCGGTGATGTCCGTAATCTATCTGACTAACGTGGCGTGGACGCATTACGAGCATGAGTTGGAAGCAAGCGGTCAGAAGCCGGAACATATTCAGCGTGAAGAAGAAGCGCGGGAGAAACACGAGCTGGGTCTTCCTACGTCGAATGCGCCAGGTCAGAAACAAGAAGTGGCAATCGTAGACAAGGATGATCCGGCAATGGAGACCTTCAAAAAGGCCGGTTGTATCGGATGTCATGCTGCCGACATGAAGGGAGCAGGCGGACCTTCACTTCGTGGTGTAGGTGATAAACACAGCCAGGAAGAAATCCTGACGATTATCAAAGAAGGATATAACAGCATGCCTGCTCAGTATGACAACGCTATTGCTCAAGGGCTGTCGGATGATGACATCAATCACTTGGCGGAATGGCTTGCGAAACAAAAGGCGGAACAGTAA